The Gammaproteobacteria bacterium nucleotide sequence GATGGGTATGGTTCTGCCGGTCAATGGGTGATTAATGTGCTGTCCGATAAAGTGGCGGTAGCGTTCATCCTCAGGATGGACAGCGACGGCAGTATCTCCCAGCAAGGTTTCCGGTCGGGTCGTCGCGACAATTAAGGCTTCTTTACTCGCAACCAGCGGGTAGCGGATGTACCATAAAAAGCCCGCCTCTTCTTCAGAAATGACCTCAAGATCTGATACGGCAGTTAACAGCGACGGGTCCCAGTTCACTAAACGCTTACCGCGATAGATCAGACCCTGATCGAAGAGCTCAATAAATACTTTTACCACAGCCTGATTAATATCAGGGTCTAAACTGAAGCGCTCACGCGTCCAATCTACCGATGCACCCATACGCCGCAGCTGTCCTTTGATGGTGCTGTCAGATTGCTCTTTCCATTGCCAAACCCGCTGCTCAAACGCTTCGCGGCCGATTTCGAGCCGCTTTTTACCCTCCTTCAGCAGTTGCCGCTCAACCACCATCTGCGTCGCAATTCCCGCATGATCGGTGCCGACTTGCCATAAAGTTTGTTTGCCGCACATACGCTGGTAACGGATTAACGCATCCATCAAGCTGATCTGAAAGCCATGCCCCATATGCAAGGTGCCGGTGACATTAGGCGGCGGCAGCATGATGCAATAAGGCTCTTTGCTGTTTTGTGGCGTAAAATAACCTGCTTGCTCCCAGGTTTGGTACCAGTGTTGTTCTAAGTGTTTTGGATCGTAGGTTTTTTCCATTATGCGACCATTTTTGTTTTTTATGAAAAATTAGGGAATACCGTGACCCTACCGAGTCACCAACTCACAGCCCTGAGATTTATAATACCGATAGCGTTCTCGCGCCAGCTGACGCGCCACAGGTTCTTCAGGAATTAATTCTAATACTTTCGAAAACTGGGCGTAAAAATTCGGCACGGTAGTAACCAAGTTGATTAATACATCAGCTGCTGGCGGCAAAGGAGACTCTGGACAACCAAGCAACACTGACGCAGTCTCAGATGTTTCACCCAACCATAACTGATGCGGCAAAAAACTATCATCGCGAAATGACCACAACAGATTGTCCAAAACCTTTAGACTGTCTTCTGATTCAGCATATAAATACACCGTGTGCTGTTGTCGATAAGCTTGTTCTGTCAACTGACAAGCCGCGTGGAATATCTGTTCAGTGTTCATTGCTCCAATTAAATGGAAATCAACTGTGGTTTTCATAGGATAATAGTTTGAAATGATTAAAAATTTTTGTAACTTCCTAGCGCTTCGTCGTAGCTTCTACGTCATCCCATTGGCATTGTAATCCCCTCTGCCCTTATGGGAGAGGGGATACAGCACGAATCAATGGCTTTCTTTCTAATACTCCGTAACACAAACTATAGTACCAACCCAACGCCCGCAATAGTATACTTACCCTATGATTATTTTCCGCTATCTCGTTAAAGAAGTTTACGGCACATTATTAGCAAGCACTATTATTCTACTTCTTTTGCTTATCAGTAATCAGTTCGTGCACTACCTAACCCAGGCTGCCTCTGGCGTAATCCCCATACGTACGGTCATGCAAATCATGTCCATCCAGGTTCCCCTGCTGCTTGGGATACTGCTGCCGCTTGGATTATATGTCGGTATCCTCATGGCCTATGGCCGGCTATATGTAGACCGAGAAATGACCGTACTATCGGCCTGCGGCTTAAGCAAGGCAGAACTCTTAGGCATGACTTTAGCTTTTTCACTTGTCATCTGCGCCCTGGTCACGGCACTGACACTTTGGGCACAACCTAAAGTGGAGAGTTACAAACGCCAAATTTTGATTGATGCCGCCTCTGCCTCACCTTTAGAAAAAGTATTCCAAGGCCAATTTACCAAAATTAGTTCCGCCAACCTGCAATTTTACGTGGAGAAATTATCCAGCGACCATAAGCGCCTGGAAAATATTTTCGCCGCTCAACCCATCATC carries:
- a CDS encoding DNA polymerase III subunit chi, encoding MKTTVDFHLIGAMNTEQIFHAACQLTEQAYRQQHTVYLYAESEDSLKVLDNLLWSFRDDSFLPHQLWLGETSETASVLLGCPESPLPPAADVLINLVTTVPNFYAQFSKVLELIPEEPVARQLARERYRYYKSQGCELVTR